From Chelatococcus sp. YT9, a single genomic window includes:
- a CDS encoding DEAD/DEAH box helicase family protein, with protein MKLKFKVQPYQTNAVNDVVDCFAGQPMTSGLTYRIDPGRKAQSSAFEEGFKNADLALTDAQVFENIQRVQKGQNLPVSQSLTDFTTFNAQGERAPVAATYKRDALAATRVHLDVEMETGTGKTYCYIKSIFEMNKRYGWSKFIIMVPSIAIREGVYKSLQITADHFTESYGKKARFFIYNSKRLHELESFSSDAGINVMIINIQAFNARGADNRRIYEELDDFQSRKPIDVIASNRPILILDEPQKMEGAATMEALPKFKPLFILRYSATHRTQHNRVHRLDALDAYNQKLVKKIAVRGVHTRGLAGTNAYLYLEGIDISKKAPVARIEMEVKLKSGEIKRQLRRLEFRDDLFVESGELDQYRGFTISQIDAVNDTVEFTNGEVLRAGEANGDVSERDIRRIQIRETIKAHLDKEKQLFAQGIKVLSLFFIDEVAKYRDYSQADDKGEYARVFEEQYELLKAEYLSELAIDNEAYRKYLAGIDPAKTHNGYFSIDKQTGRDVDGAIKQEKDAETGKKVAVSQDVDAYDLILRKKEQLLSFDEPTRFIFSHSALREGWDNPNVFVMCMLKHSDNTISRRQEVGRGLRLSVDQHGDRMDHPAVVHDINVLTVVASESYKNFVAGLQKEIAETLSSRPRQATEAYFTGKTITTEQGPVEVSAAMAKQIYRYLVKNDYTDDADQIADAYHEAKVAGTLAELPDELKPHAEQVFLLIDGVFSDSQLPDIGDGRKPKTNPLNANFEKKEFQELWKRINRKAVYRVEFDSAELIRKCVSALDSQLRVTPLQYTVQVGVQNDGLTDDQLRGGDGFTVTNTTTQQGDSIHSLVKYDLIGKLAENAQLTRDTAATILGQIEAAIFGQFKSNPEHFISEASRIIAEQKAAMVIERLAYDEVDERYDVDIFTANQTGQDFSRATAKLKNHVYDYAITDSDVERAFVKELDTSSEVVVYAKLPRGFLIPTPVGDYNPDWALSFRAGSVRHIYFVAETKGTMSSMKLREIEKTKIACARKFFDEISRQVTEDRVKYDVVTDYGKLMEVVGVTA; from the coding sequence ATGAAGCTCAAATTCAAGGTTCAGCCCTATCAAACCAATGCCGTCAACGACGTGGTCGACTGCTTCGCCGGCCAGCCCATGACCTCTGGCCTGACCTACCGCATCGACCCCGGCCGCAAGGCGCAGTCCAGCGCCTTCGAGGAAGGCTTCAAGAATGCTGACCTCGCGCTGACCGATGCGCAGGTTTTCGAGAATATCCAGAGGGTGCAGAAGGGGCAGAACCTGCCGGTCTCGCAATCGCTGACGGACTTCACGACCTTCAACGCCCAGGGTGAGCGGGCGCCAGTCGCCGCGACCTACAAGCGTGATGCCCTGGCTGCGACCCGCGTTCATCTGGATGTCGAGATGGAGACAGGTACGGGCAAGACCTACTGCTACATCAAGTCCATCTTCGAGATGAACAAGCGCTATGGCTGGTCGAAGTTCATCATCATGGTGCCATCGATCGCCATCCGCGAAGGGGTCTACAAGTCGCTTCAGATCACGGCGGACCATTTCACCGAAAGCTATGGCAAGAAGGCGCGGTTCTTCATCTACAACTCGAAGCGCCTGCACGAGCTGGAGAGCTTTTCGTCGGACGCCGGGATCAACGTGATGATCATCAACATCCAGGCGTTCAATGCGCGCGGGGCCGACAACCGGCGCATCTACGAAGAATTGGATGATTTCCAGTCGCGTAAGCCCATCGACGTGATCGCCTCGAACCGGCCGATCCTGATTTTGGACGAACCGCAGAAGATGGAAGGCGCGGCGACAATGGAGGCGTTGCCGAAGTTCAAGCCGCTGTTCATCCTGCGCTATTCGGCCACGCACCGGACCCAGCACAACCGCGTTCACCGGCTGGACGCATTGGACGCCTACAACCAGAAGTTGGTTAAGAAGATCGCGGTACGTGGTGTCCATACCCGCGGGCTCGCCGGCACCAACGCCTATCTCTACCTCGAGGGCATCGACATCTCGAAGAAGGCCCCTGTGGCCCGGATCGAGATGGAAGTGAAGCTGAAGTCAGGCGAGATCAAACGCCAGCTCCGCCGACTCGAGTTCCGCGACGACCTGTTCGTGGAGTCGGGCGAGCTGGACCAGTATCGTGGGTTCACGATCAGTCAGATCGACGCCGTCAACGACACGGTCGAATTCACCAACGGTGAAGTGCTGAGGGCTGGCGAGGCAAACGGCGACGTCTCCGAACGCGACATCCGCCGCATCCAGATCCGCGAGACGATCAAGGCGCATCTGGACAAGGAGAAACAGCTGTTCGCACAGGGCATCAAGGTCTTGTCGCTGTTCTTCATCGACGAGGTAGCGAAGTATCGCGACTACAGCCAAGCCGATGATAAAGGCGAATATGCCCGAGTCTTCGAAGAACAGTACGAGTTGCTGAAGGCCGAGTACCTCTCGGAGCTCGCCATCGATAATGAGGCGTACCGGAAGTATCTCGCTGGCATCGATCCGGCCAAGACCCACAACGGCTACTTCTCGATCGACAAGCAGACCGGTCGGGACGTCGATGGTGCTATCAAACAAGAAAAAGACGCCGAGACTGGGAAGAAGGTAGCAGTCTCACAGGACGTTGATGCGTACGACCTAATTCTCAGGAAAAAGGAACAGCTACTTTCCTTTGATGAACCTACGCGGTTCATCTTTTCGCATTCGGCTCTACGCGAGGGGTGGGACAATCCGAACGTCTTCGTCATGTGCATGCTCAAGCACAGTGACAACACCATTTCCCGCCGCCAGGAAGTCGGGCGCGGCCTTCGGCTAAGCGTTGACCAGCATGGAGACCGGATGGACCATCCGGCCGTCGTGCACGACATCAACGTGCTGACCGTGGTGGCGAGCGAAAGCTACAAGAATTTCGTTGCGGGCCTGCAGAAGGAGATTGCCGAAACTCTGTCGTCGCGTCCGCGGCAGGCGACTGAGGCTTATTTCACCGGCAAGACGATCACGACCGAACAAGGTCCGGTCGAGGTGAGCGCCGCAATGGCCAAGCAGATCTACCGCTATCTGGTGAAGAACGACTACACCGATGATGCCGACCAGATCGCCGACGCCTATCACGAGGCCAAGGTGGCTGGAACATTGGCTGAGCTACCCGATGAGCTGAAGCCTCACGCCGAGCAGGTATTCCTGCTCATCGATGGTGTCTTCAGCGACTCTCAGCTTCCCGACATCGGCGATGGCCGCAAGCCCAAGACCAATCCGCTCAATGCAAACTTCGAGAAGAAGGAATTCCAGGAGCTCTGGAAGCGGATCAATCGCAAGGCGGTCTATCGGGTCGAATTCGATTCTGCGGAGTTGATCCGCAAGTGCGTCAGCGCGCTGGATAGCCAGCTGCGGGTTACCCCGCTGCAATACACCGTGCAGGTTGGTGTGCAGAATGACGGTTTGACCGACGACCAGCTTCGCGGGGGCGACGGTTTTACCGTCACGAACACGACTACCCAGCAGGGGGACTCGATCCACTCGCTGGTGAAGTACGACCTCATCGGGAAGCTGGCTGAAAACGCGCAGCTGACACGAGACACGGCCGCGACCATCCTTGGCCAAATCGAGGCTGCGATTTTCGGGCAGTTCAAGAGCAACCCCGAGCACTTCATCTCCGAGGCTTCGCGCATCATCGCCGAACAGAAGGCTGCCATGGTAATCGAGCGTCTGGCCTATGACGAAGTCGACGAGAGGTACGACGTCGACATCTTCACCGCCAATCAGACCGGGCAGGATTTCTCGCGCGCCACGGCGAAGCTGAAGAATCATGTCTATGATTACGCGATCACGGACTCGGATGTGGAACGGGCGTTCGTCAAAGAGCTCGATACGAGCAGCGAAGTCGTCGTTTACGCCAAGTTGCCGCGTGGTTTCCTGATCCCGACCCCCGTCGGCGATTACAATCCTGACTGGGCTCTTTCGTTCAGGGCCGGCAGCGTCAGGCACATCTACTTCGTCGCGGAAACGAAGGGCACGATGTCGTCCATGAAGCTGCGGGAGATTGAGAAGACGAAGATCGCCTGCGCCCGGAAGTTCTTCGATGAGATCAGCCGGCAGGTGACTGAAGATCGCGTCAAATATGACGTTGTTACCGACTATGGGAAGTTGATGGAGGTCGTGGGCGTTACTGCATGA
- a CDS encoding DEAD/DEAH box helicase, with protein MIKVVDADLERIIVLPATGGQPNIGDTLWLFPGDFLGPLIDMWGGEMGKLAAKRLRQSKDETEPLQQIRPLGPEFDELRERQKIAVQNAAYRCSVVIGPPGTGKTFTVGALGTYLLRRFSKARILVIGPTNVAVDTALLSIDDWLAKAGRPDIAKQMKRVGAHFDPRKYVDRPHLLAAGLDQKVTEFLLLEASEPSKSKIAEYVRWKDRLAAARKELGADIESVAHSARVVGITVATAIKWHHVLKAAGPWPFVICDEASQIIGPAALMVPALGQQTIFAGDPKQLSPIVQSEGQVHGNLLAKTAFDLFAHAPTTFLNEQSRMAMGICHAVSRTFYNGELTVCRKARRDKAWKMYRSPYFVNGREVPRVCFEQVSEPYQYSQNYGGFIRFQSAKMVETIIDHLAGSYIDADDVLILTPFRAQRTLIRSFLKRRHPTISVSTVHRAQGSERKVIIFDPVDATSSFLRGKEGDRLINVAISRAQAHVIIPYHVSELTNPTISRLQHISSGIFQTSGRYMRPFSFATAG; from the coding sequence TTGATCAAGGTCGTCGATGCGGACCTCGAGCGCATCATTGTGTTGCCGGCTACCGGCGGGCAGCCCAACATTGGCGACACACTTTGGCTGTTCCCCGGAGATTTTCTTGGCCCGCTTATCGATATGTGGGGCGGGGAAATGGGCAAGCTGGCGGCGAAGCGATTGCGCCAGTCCAAAGACGAAACCGAACCGCTTCAGCAAATTCGTCCGCTTGGTCCTGAATTCGACGAGCTGCGCGAGCGGCAGAAAATTGCCGTTCAAAATGCCGCATACCGGTGCTCGGTGGTGATTGGCCCGCCCGGAACCGGCAAGACGTTTACGGTTGGCGCGCTGGGCACTTATCTTCTGCGGCGGTTCAGCAAAGCGCGCATATTGGTGATCGGCCCGACCAACGTGGCGGTGGACACGGCTCTCCTGTCCATCGATGACTGGTTGGCCAAAGCCGGGCGCCCCGACATCGCCAAGCAGATGAAGCGGGTCGGTGCGCATTTCGATCCGCGTAAATATGTTGACCGTCCCCATCTTCTGGCCGCCGGTCTGGATCAGAAAGTCACGGAATTTCTGCTTTTGGAGGCATCCGAACCATCAAAAAGCAAGATTGCCGAATATGTCCGATGGAAGGATCGCTTGGCGGCCGCACGCAAGGAGCTTGGCGCGGATATCGAAAGCGTCGCCCATAGCGCCCGTGTTGTAGGGATCACTGTCGCCACGGCGATCAAGTGGCATCATGTCTTGAAGGCCGCAGGGCCATGGCCGTTCGTCATCTGCGACGAAGCCAGTCAGATAATCGGGCCGGCGGCCCTCATGGTTCCGGCGCTGGGGCAGCAAACGATTTTTGCCGGCGATCCCAAGCAGCTTTCGCCGATCGTCCAGTCTGAGGGTCAGGTCCATGGGAATCTCCTCGCGAAGACTGCCTTTGATCTATTTGCCCACGCGCCCACCACGTTTCTGAACGAGCAGTCCCGTATGGCCATGGGGATTTGCCATGCAGTGAGCAGAACCTTCTACAATGGCGAGCTGACGGTTTGCCGCAAAGCTCGGCGGGACAAGGCCTGGAAGATGTACCGCAGTCCGTATTTCGTGAACGGGCGTGAAGTGCCGCGCGTGTGTTTCGAGCAAGTGTCGGAACCCTACCAATATTCGCAGAATTACGGCGGCTTCATCCGTTTTCAGTCGGCCAAAATGGTTGAGACGATTATTGATCATCTCGCTGGCTCTTACATCGATGCGGATGACGTTCTGATCCTTACGCCTTTCCGTGCGCAACGGACCCTGATCAGGAGTTTCCTGAAGCGCCGGCACCCGACGATCTCCGTCAGTACAGTCCATCGCGCGCAGGGTAGCGAGCGCAAGGTGATCATTTTTGATCCGGTCGACGCAACGTCCAGTTTTCTCCGTGGGAAGGAAGGTGATCGGCTGATCAATGTGGCGATCTCACGCGCCCAAGCCCATGTGATCATCCCCTATCATGTGTCCGAACTTACCAATCCGACGATCTCTCGCCTCCAGCATATTTCCTCAGGCATCTTCCAGACCAGCGGCCGATATATGCGGCCGTTTTCCTTTGCGACGGCTGGATAA
- a CDS encoding HEPN domain-containing protein, whose translation MTKKTGLTHAELKTKQRAIRDGFPQTMGLRVHRAISWIGRAEACGADDDAKFIFLWIAFNAAYADEGEFQTIQPGERAAFADFFGKLIALDEQRRIYGAIWQRFSGPVRLLMENRYVFNPFWQHHNGIAGFEDWEARFKASSRAFAQAIQSGDTQRVLSFVFDRLYVLRNQLVHGGSTWNSGVNRTQVRDGAAILGFLMPVFTDLMMDNPDKDWGKPFYPVVP comes from the coding sequence ATGACCAAAAAGACCGGCCTCACACATGCAGAACTGAAAACCAAGCAGCGCGCGATCCGCGACGGCTTTCCGCAGACAATGGGCCTGCGCGTCCATCGCGCTATCAGCTGGATCGGCCGCGCCGAGGCCTGCGGGGCTGACGACGACGCCAAATTCATCTTCCTATGGATCGCGTTCAACGCCGCTTATGCCGACGAGGGAGAATTCCAGACGATCCAGCCGGGCGAACGCGCCGCTTTCGCAGACTTCTTCGGAAAGTTGATCGCGCTCGACGAGCAGCGTCGTATCTATGGAGCGATCTGGCAGCGCTTTTCGGGACCGGTGCGACTGCTGATGGAGAACCGCTACGTCTTTAATCCGTTCTGGCAGCACCATAACGGGATTGCCGGCTTCGAGGATTGGGAAGCGCGCTTCAAAGCCTCCTCTCGCGCCTTCGCGCAAGCCATCCAGAGCGGCGACACCCAGCGCGTGCTCAGCTTCGTCTTCGACCGACTATATGTACTGCGCAATCAGCTCGTTCATGGCGGCTCGACCTGGAACAGTGGCGTCAACCGGACCCAGGTCCGCGATGGCGCCGCAATCCTCGGCTTCCTGATGCCGGTCTTCACCGATCTAATGATGGACAATCCCGACAAGGACTGGGGCAAGCCCTTTTACCCTGTCGTCCCTTGA
- a CDS encoding WYL domain-containing protein, giving the protein MSFTKAQDLIRLARLAATRRTGIGLDEICEEFGVSHRTAQRMTDALETVFTNVEAVDGDDRRRRWRVADPMLDRLQTRQETAVEALEIAGRTARGDGRLRHAAALEDLRDGLLARLTPKDALRTEADVEAVLLAMGSVTRPGPRVSLAPAVLDAVIEGLRGPFRLRLRYRDQDAPERIIEPHGLLLGHRSYLVARQPARGEDMLNFRMDQILSAQTLDESFSLMPGFSLEDYAAQSFGVYQDPAQYDEVIWHFAPHAAARAAEFCFHPKQTVEVQEDGGLIVRFHAAGWLEMAWHLYQWGDAVEVIAPQGLRTLVENYRRSDFGALP; this is encoded by the coding sequence ATGTCGTTCACCAAGGCTCAGGACCTGATCAGGCTGGCGCGTCTGGCCGCCACGCGGCGGACGGGGATCGGTCTTGATGAGATCTGCGAGGAATTCGGCGTTTCGCATCGCACGGCGCAGCGCATGACCGATGCGCTGGAGACCGTATTCACCAATGTCGAAGCGGTGGATGGTGACGATCGCCGGCGGCGCTGGCGTGTCGCCGACCCCATGCTCGACCGGCTTCAGACCCGCCAGGAAACTGCGGTCGAAGCGCTGGAGATTGCCGGCCGAACGGCGCGCGGCGATGGCCGACTACGCCACGCGGCGGCCCTTGAAGACCTGCGCGACGGATTGCTGGCCCGGCTGACACCAAAGGATGCGCTGCGCACCGAAGCCGATGTCGAGGCGGTCCTGCTGGCAATGGGCTCGGTGACGCGCCCCGGTCCGCGCGTCAGTCTGGCGCCGGCGGTGCTCGATGCCGTGATCGAGGGGCTGCGCGGCCCGTTTCGTCTGCGGCTGCGCTACCGGGACCAGGATGCGCCTGAACGGATCATCGAGCCGCACGGCCTCCTGCTGGGGCATCGCAGCTATCTGGTGGCGCGCCAGCCGGCGCGCGGCGAAGACATGCTGAACTTCCGGATGGACCAGATCCTGAGCGCCCAGACCCTGGATGAGAGCTTCAGCCTGATGCCCGGCTTTTCGCTGGAGGACTACGCGGCGCAATCCTTCGGCGTCTATCAGGACCCGGCGCAATATGACGAGGTCATCTGGCATTTTGCGCCGCATGCCGCAGCAAGGGCGGCCGAATTCTGCTTTCACCCAAAGCAAACCGTTGAGGTGCAAGAAGATGGCGGGCTTATCGTGCGCTTTCACGCGGCGGGCTGGCTCGAAATGGCGTGGCATCTCTATCAATGGGGCGATGCGGTTGAGGTTATCGCGCCCCAGGGGCTGCGCACGCTGGTCGAAAATTACCGCAGGAGCGATTTTGGCGCCCTGCCATAA
- a CDS encoding TM0106 family RecB-like putative nuclease produces MSASDLMRFMGCAHATRLDLAYMHGKGPVPREDTEDAALLQKQGDAHEAAHLAKLKASDVSVIEIDRSDLAENAQATRAALASGPQIVFQGALLGDNWGGWSDFLERVERPSDLGSFSYEVTDTKLKRRPHPKHVLQLVLYSDLLTEIQGVAPEFAHVELGDGSRAQLRLADYQAYARMARQRLEAFLENPAPTRPIPCADCGLCRWGDHCESQWQAEDSLFNVANITRTQVKKLEAASITTMERLAGLDHPIRGMAETTRARLVTQARLQHARKTGAPAFELREAEPGKGFELLPAPQPGDLFYDIEGDPHYEGGLEYLHGVWFDGQFQAFWAHDHGAEARALSDLLEFFRQRLAAYPEARIYHYAPYEITALRRLTAQYGIGEAFLDRLLRERRFVDLFAVVRGALIGSEANYSIKSMEAFYGRVREGEVKTAGGSVVAYERWRETGEQSILDEIEDYNRIDCISTEELRDWLVSIRPAAPWPILAVDAGDKEVEEDADTQALRAKLAASGLPQERQDMLFNLGLFHKREAKPAQWAVFDSAGKDEDELIDDLDALAGLEAIDPAEPVKRSVLRRYRFPLQETKLRAGRKATVPVIDGPPATVSIEELDRSERIIAIKAGAAKAHLLTDRLTLHPDWPLNTDVIAAALRDVIDDQCGVRRLTALDDLLARTAPRLVTGPRADLLDGDDPLTGTIAAIAAMDGTVLPIQGPPGTGKTYVTARAILALVRQGHRVGVASNSHEAIRNVLMECLAAQDDGDSVPGLCVGHKVSSGEDGYPDDCFGVIRSTANDDSLWGRAHVVGGTAFFFARSEHEQALDWLFVDEAGQVGLANMVAMGRCARNIVLVGDPRQLPQVIQGAHPDPAHLSCLEWMLGEHATIPPDRGIFLPVSRRMHPDVCGFISQQVYEGRLVSAPDTAVQAVRGTGFPEAGAFWVPVVHEGNAQIAAEEVAAIQAAIDDLLSGSWTDKDGTPRALQPVDIIVVAPYNAQVNALQDALPAGIRVGTVDKFQGQEAPVCLVSMTASSVEETPRGMDFLFSLNRINVAVSRAKGLALVFGAPRLREAKCNTVEQMRLVNTLCALPEFGDV; encoded by the coding sequence TTGTCCGCATCGGATCTGATGCGGTTCATGGGCTGCGCTCACGCGACCAGGCTCGATCTCGCCTATATGCACGGCAAGGGGCCAGTGCCGCGCGAAGATACCGAGGATGCCGCGCTACTCCAGAAGCAGGGCGATGCCCACGAAGCTGCCCATCTGGCCAAGCTCAAGGCATCGGATGTGTCCGTGATCGAAATCGACCGGTCCGACCTTGCCGAAAATGCGCAGGCAACCCGGGCGGCTTTGGCAAGCGGGCCGCAGATCGTCTTTCAGGGCGCGCTGCTGGGCGACAATTGGGGCGGTTGGTCGGACTTTCTCGAGCGCGTCGAACGCCCATCGGATCTCGGTTCCTTCAGCTATGAAGTCACCGACACCAAGCTCAAGCGGCGACCCCATCCCAAACATGTGCTGCAGCTGGTGCTCTATTCGGATTTGCTGACCGAGATTCAGGGCGTCGCCCCCGAATTTGCCCATGTTGAACTCGGTGATGGCAGCCGGGCGCAGCTACGGCTCGCGGACTATCAGGCCTATGCGCGCATGGCGCGTCAGCGGCTCGAGGCATTCCTGGAAAACCCGGCGCCGACCCGGCCGATCCCTTGTGCCGATTGTGGACTTTGCCGCTGGGGCGATCACTGCGAAAGCCAGTGGCAGGCCGAAGACAGCCTGTTCAACGTCGCCAACATTACTCGGACACAGGTCAAGAAGCTCGAAGCGGCTAGCATCACCACCATGGAGCGGCTGGCCGGGCTCGATCATCCCATACGCGGCATGGCTGAGACCACTCGGGCGCGGCTGGTGACGCAGGCGCGCCTGCAGCACGCCCGCAAGACCGGGGCGCCGGCCTTCGAGTTGCGCGAGGCCGAACCCGGCAAGGGCTTCGAACTTTTGCCCGCTCCGCAGCCGGGCGATCTTTTCTACGATATCGAGGGCGATCCGCATTACGAAGGTGGCCTCGAATATCTCCACGGCGTCTGGTTCGACGGCCAGTTCCAGGCTTTCTGGGCCCATGATCACGGCGCCGAAGCGCGGGCCTTGTCGGACCTTCTGGAGTTTTTCCGGCAAAGGCTCGCGGCCTATCCCGAAGCGCGCATCTATCACTATGCACCCTATGAGATCACCGCCTTGCGGCGGCTGACTGCCCAATATGGAATCGGTGAGGCTTTTCTCGATCGTCTGCTGCGCGAGCGGCGCTTTGTCGATCTTTTCGCGGTGGTGCGCGGCGCGCTGATCGGCTCGGAAGCCAATTACTCGATCAAGTCGATGGAAGCCTTCTATGGCCGGGTGCGCGAAGGTGAGGTGAAAACCGCCGGCGGCTCGGTCGTTGCCTATGAGCGCTGGCGCGAAACCGGCGAACAATCGATCCTCGACGAGATCGAAGACTATAACCGCATCGACTGTATCTCGACCGAGGAGCTGCGCGACTGGTTGGTGAGCATCCGCCCCGCTGCGCCCTGGCCAATACTGGCAGTGGATGCCGGCGACAAGGAAGTCGAGGAAGACGCCGATACGCAGGCCTTGCGCGCGAAGCTTGCCGCATCCGGTCTGCCGCAGGAGCGGCAAGACATGTTGTTCAACCTCGGCCTGTTTCACAAGCGCGAGGCCAAGCCTGCGCAATGGGCGGTCTTCGACAGCGCCGGCAAGGACGAGGACGAGCTGATCGACGATCTCGATGCACTGGCCGGTCTGGAAGCCATTGATCCGGCAGAACCCGTCAAACGCTCGGTGCTGCGCCGCTATCGTTTTCCGCTTCAGGAGACCAAGCTGCGGGCCGGCCGCAAAGCGACGGTTCCGGTCATCGACGGGCCGCCGGCCACTGTCAGCATCGAAGAGCTCGACCGCAGTGAGCGGATCATCGCGATCAAGGCGGGGGCGGCCAAAGCGCATCTTTTGACCGATCGTCTGACGCTCCACCCCGACTGGCCGCTCAATACGGACGTCATTGCCGCGGCCCTGCGCGATGTAATCGACGATCAATGCGGCGTGCGTCGACTGACGGCGCTCGATGATTTGCTTGCGCGCACGGCCCCGCGTCTGGTGACGGGACCCCGCGCCGATCTGCTCGATGGCGACGATCCCTTGACCGGCACGATCGCGGCGATCGCCGCCATGGATGGCACCGTGCTGCCGATCCAGGGGCCGCCGGGAACCGGCAAGACCTATGTCACCGCGCGGGCAATCCTTGCGCTGGTGCGCCAGGGGCACCGCGTTGGCGTGGCCTCGAACAGCCATGAGGCCATCCGCAATGTGCTGATGGAATGCCTTGCCGCGCAAGATGATGGTGATTCTGTCCCGGGCCTATGCGTCGGGCACAAGGTCAGCAGCGGCGAAGACGGTTATCCGGACGACTGCTTCGGCGTCATCCGCTCGACGGCCAATGACGATTCCCTCTGGGGCCGCGCCCATGTGGTCGGCGGCACCGCCTTCTTTTTTGCCCGGTCGGAGCACGAGCAGGCGCTCGATTGGCTCTTCGTCGATGAAGCCGGGCAAGTTGGGCTGGCCAATATGGTCGCCATGGGGCGCTGCGCGCGCAACATCGTCTTGGTCGGCGATCCACGTCAATTGCCGCAGGTCATCCAGGGTGCCCATCCCGATCCGGCCCACCTTTCCTGTCTCGAGTGGATGCTGGGCGAGCACGCCACCATCCCGCCCGATCGCGGCATCTTCCTGCCGGTCTCACGCCGCATGCATCCCGATGTCTGCGGGTTCATCTCGCAGCAGGTCTATGAAGGCAGGCTTGTTAGCGCGCCCGATACAGCCGTCCAGGCAGTCCGCGGGACGGGCTTTCCTGAAGCTGGCGCTTTCTGGGTGCCGGTCGTCCATGAGGGCAATGCCCAGATCGCAGCCGAGGAAGTCGCTGCCATTCAGGCGGCGATCGACGATCTGCTCTCGGGGAGCTGGACCGATAAGGATGGGACACCGCGCGCCCTTCAGCCCGTCGATATCATCGTCGTTGCGCCCTATAATGCGCAGGTCAATGCCCTGCAGGACGCGTTGCCCGCTGGCATTCGTGTCGGCACGGTCGACAAGTTCCAGGGGCAGGAAGCACCCGTCTGCCTGGTGTCCATGACCGCCTCCTCGGTCGAGGAAACCCCGCGCGGCATGGATTTCCTGTTCTCGCTCAACCGCATCAATGTCGCTGTCTCGCGCGCCAAAGGCCTGGCGCTCGTCTTCGGCGCACCGCGGCTGCGCGAAGCAAAATGCAACACCGTTGAACAGATGCGCCTCGTCAACACGCTTTGCGCATTGCCTGAATTTGGAGACGTTTGA